A genomic region of Candidatus Kryptoniota bacterium contains the following coding sequences:
- a CDS encoding 4-hydroxy-3-methylbut-2-enyl diphosphate reductase has product MKVSVDKNSGFCWGVVRAIDFAEDELKQSGKLYSLGDIIHNPEEIQRLGEKGLQTISHKDLGSVKDAKVLIRAHGEPPSTFELAKKLNLELVDATCPVVSKLQERIKRFYDDHYQIVIFGKKDHAEVIGLRGVCNDEAVVVKTVGEALEKVDFSKKTVLFSQTTMDKPTFYAIKDALSRKIKDLVVGTMEDIAKSFLAKDTICGQVSGRDKKLREFATNNDVIVFVAGKISSNGKVLFDICKEENLASYFIEHEDELDSRWFENAATVGVTGATSTPQWLMEKVGRAIERMDQRVLTGESLEQKAAPNN; this is encoded by the coding sequence ATGAAAGTGTCGGTCGACAAGAACAGTGGGTTCTGCTGGGGCGTTGTGCGCGCGATAGATTTCGCCGAAGATGAATTGAAGCAGTCGGGGAAATTGTATTCCCTTGGAGATATAATTCATAACCCGGAGGAGATCCAACGGCTCGGAGAAAAAGGACTCCAGACTATTTCGCATAAGGACCTCGGAAGCGTGAAAGATGCGAAGGTCCTTATTCGGGCTCATGGCGAACCGCCCTCAACATTCGAGCTGGCGAAGAAATTGAACCTTGAACTGGTGGACGCGACGTGTCCGGTTGTGTCAAAATTGCAGGAGCGAATCAAGAGATTCTACGACGACCATTATCAGATAGTGATTTTCGGAAAGAAAGATCATGCTGAAGTCATTGGGCTTCGCGGAGTATGTAATGATGAAGCCGTGGTCGTGAAGACTGTCGGGGAAGCGCTGGAGAAGGTTGACTTTTCGAAAAAGACCGTCTTATTCTCGCAGACCACGATGGACAAACCCACATTCTATGCGATCAAGGATGCTCTCTCCAGGAAGATAAAGGATCTTGTGGTCGGGACTATGGAGGACATAGCCAAATCTTTTCTAGCTAAAGACACGATTTGCGGTCAGGTCTCGGGTCGTGACAAAAAGCTGAGAGAGTTCGCGACAAATAATGACGTAATCGTCTTCGTCGCGGGGAAAATCAGTTCAAACGGTAAAGTTCTTTTTGATATCTGTAAGGAAGAAAACCTGGCGTCATATTTTATTGAACATGAAGACGAGCTTGATTCACGATGGTTTGAAAATGCTGCGACGGTGGGAGTCACCGGTGCGACATCAACGCCTCAATGGCTGATGGAGAAGGTCGGCCGGGCGATAGAGAGAATGGACCAACGGGTTTTGACTGGAGAGTCTTTAGAACAGAAAGCCGCCCCAAATAACTAA
- the rpsA gene encoding 30S ribosomal protein S1, producing the protein MTEEEKATETMPMQSPDEVITRRRPAGKVKLLTGEDSPYTEAELKEMIDLYDKSLKQFDAGEIVKGRIIGFTENDVIVDIGFKSSGLVPKLEFPNLNELKSGDEVEVFLDSVEDQDGQVVLSRRRADFIRIWDRIVSAHENQTVLQGTVLRRVKGGLMVNLMGLESFLPGSQVDVRPVRDFDAYVGRTMDFRVVKINEAAENVVVSHKALLEAEIEEQRKRILSKLEKGLILEGTVKAITEFGVFVDLGGVDGLIHITDLSWGRVNHPSEVVKLDQKIQVVVTDFDEEKKRISLSMKALQPEPWKSIEDKYQVGQRVNGKVVSLTEYGAFVEIEKGIEGLIHISEMSWTEHVKHPSQKVSMGQMVEAVILSLDKDNKKLSLGLKQLEPDPWEQLIEKYPVGSRHKGIVRNLTNFGVFVELESGVDGLIHISDLSWTKKIRHPGELVKRGDEIDIVVLAVDKEQRRISLGHKQAMENPWDKFEQEFKVGAEVQGKIIRHIEKGAIVELPGDVDGFIPHSHMSPMNLKNFVAHFPAGEDLNLKVIEFDKDGKRIVLSALEYYRDKDTALYQEFLANHKINPDERRGTKARAADKKPKDQEEDQGKEALESEKPQENPEA; encoded by the coding sequence ATGACCGAAGAAGAAAAGGCCACAGAAACGATGCCAATGCAAAGTCCAGATGAGGTTATAACTCGAAGAAGGCCTGCTGGGAAAGTGAAGCTGCTGACGGGTGAAGATTCACCCTACACAGAAGCAGAACTCAAAGAGATGATTGATCTTTACGATAAGAGTCTGAAACAATTTGATGCCGGAGAGATTGTAAAAGGCAGAATCATAGGGTTTACTGAAAATGATGTAATTGTCGACATCGGGTTCAAGTCGTCGGGACTTGTGCCGAAACTCGAGTTCCCCAACTTGAACGAACTCAAGTCGGGAGATGAAGTGGAGGTTTTTCTCGACAGTGTGGAGGATCAGGACGGGCAAGTCGTTCTCTCGAGACGTCGCGCCGATTTTATCAGGATCTGGGATAGGATAGTGAGTGCCCATGAGAATCAAACCGTGCTTCAAGGCACAGTGCTCCGAAGAGTTAAAGGCGGATTGATGGTCAACTTGATGGGCCTCGAGTCGTTCCTTCCTGGCTCCCAAGTCGACGTCAGACCGGTCAGAGATTTTGATGCGTATGTCGGAAGGACCATGGACTTCAGAGTCGTAAAAATAAATGAAGCCGCCGAAAATGTGGTTGTCAGTCACAAGGCATTGCTCGAAGCTGAAATAGAGGAGCAACGGAAGAGAATCCTTTCCAAGTTGGAGAAGGGCCTCATCCTTGAAGGAACAGTGAAGGCAATTACAGAATTCGGCGTGTTCGTCGATCTGGGCGGAGTGGACGGCCTGATACATATCACCGACCTCTCATGGGGGCGGGTGAATCATCCATCCGAAGTTGTGAAGCTCGACCAGAAGATCCAGGTCGTTGTGACCGACTTCGACGAAGAGAAAAAACGCATCTCCCTTTCCATGAAAGCGCTGCAACCCGAACCGTGGAAGAGCATTGAAGACAAATATCAGGTGGGGCAGCGCGTAAACGGAAAGGTCGTCTCCCTTACCGAGTACGGTGCGTTCGTCGAGATCGAAAAAGGTATCGAGGGCCTGATTCACATATCTGAAATGAGCTGGACCGAACATGTCAAACACCCATCCCAGAAAGTGTCGATGGGGCAAATGGTCGAAGCGGTGATACTCAGTCTCGACAAGGATAATAAGAAGCTTTCGCTCGGATTGAAACAGCTAGAGCCTGATCCGTGGGAACAGCTCATCGAGAAGTATCCGGTCGGTTCCAGACATAAAGGGATAGTCCGCAACCTGACGAACTTCGGAGTATTCGTGGAGCTTGAGTCGGGTGTGGACGGTCTTATTCACATCTCCGATCTCTCCTGGACAAAGAAGATTCGCCATCCCGGGGAACTTGTGAAACGTGGAGACGAAATTGACATTGTGGTTCTCGCGGTGGATAAGGAACAGCGCCGAATTTCACTCGGACATAAGCAGGCGATGGAAAACCCGTGGGACAAGTTCGAGCAGGAATTCAAGGTTGGCGCGGAAGTCCAGGGTAAAATAATTCGACATATCGAGAAGGGTGCTATTGTCGAACTTCCTGGTGATGTCGACGGCTTCATCCCGCATTCCCATATGTCACCGATGAACCTCAAGAATTTTGTCGCCCACTTTCCCGCGGGTGAAGACCTGAACTTGAAGGTCATCGAGTTCGACAAAGACGGCAAGAGGATCGTCCTCAGTGCACTTGAGTATTACAGAGACAAAGATACGGCGCTATACCAGGAGTTCTTGGCGAACCATAAGATAAACCCGGATGAGAGAAGGGGAACAAAGGCGCGCGCTGCCGACAAGAAGCCGAAAGATCAAGAAGAAGATCAGGGGAAGGAAGCCTTGGAGAGTGAAAAGCCTCAAGAGAATCCTGAGGCTTGA
- the mtaB gene encoding tRNA (N(6)-L-threonylcarbamoyladenosine(37)-C(2))-methylthiotransferase MtaB, translating into MEKKRVAFESLGCKLNYAETVQIQKEFRRRGFEVVEFADPADVFVINTCTVTQSADSDCRQVVRRALRNSPGAFVVVTGCYAQGKPEDVAQIEGVDLVLGAREKFELFNHVDDFVKNYHARVFAGPIDEAVEFGAADSASEGARTRAFLKVQDGCDYSCSYCTIPRVRGASRSPSISFLVDEARRIADLGFKEIVLTGVNVGDFGRGVGPEEGQFIDLLTALERVESVNRFRISSIEPNLLTRDVVDFVAGSTRFCRHFHVPLQSGADEILRKMRRRYNSSQYREAIEYVHEKIPTAGIGADTIVGFPGESNDLFDKSYAFIEDLPLTYLHVFSYSERPGTVSADFSGNIDPRVKRKRSEALRVLSTKKRYAFNRQFVGKIMKVLVEEETKDGKMFGFTSNYIRVQVDLNAQHANTIPDVLISGVSDNTALGQVIS; encoded by the coding sequence ATGGAAAAGAAACGTGTCGCGTTTGAAAGCCTCGGCTGTAAATTGAATTATGCCGAGACTGTTCAAATTCAGAAAGAATTCAGGCGGCGCGGATTTGAGGTGGTCGAGTTCGCTGACCCTGCTGATGTATTCGTCATAAATACATGCACCGTTACGCAAAGTGCTGACAGTGACTGTCGTCAGGTTGTTCGCCGAGCCTTGAGGAACTCACCCGGCGCATTTGTGGTTGTCACGGGGTGTTATGCTCAAGGGAAACCGGAAGATGTTGCACAGATAGAAGGTGTGGATCTGGTTCTCGGTGCCAGGGAAAAGTTCGAGCTATTCAATCATGTCGATGATTTTGTCAAGAATTATCACGCGCGTGTTTTTGCCGGACCGATAGATGAAGCCGTGGAATTCGGCGCGGCCGACTCTGCGTCGGAGGGAGCGAGAACTCGCGCGTTTCTCAAAGTGCAGGACGGATGCGATTACTCCTGCTCGTACTGTACGATACCGAGGGTCAGAGGCGCCAGCCGCAGCCCGTCGATATCTTTTCTTGTTGATGAAGCGAGAAGAATAGCGGATCTCGGTTTTAAAGAGATCGTCCTCACGGGAGTCAACGTCGGCGATTTCGGCAGAGGAGTAGGACCGGAAGAGGGACAGTTTATCGATTTGCTCACTGCTCTTGAGCGGGTCGAAAGTGTTAATCGATTCAGGATCAGCTCGATTGAGCCTAATCTGCTTACACGTGACGTGGTCGACTTTGTCGCGGGTTCCACGAGGTTTTGTCGTCATTTCCACGTGCCGTTGCAGAGTGGCGCGGATGAGATCCTCAGGAAAATGCGGCGCCGCTACAATTCATCTCAGTACCGCGAAGCTATCGAGTATGTACACGAAAAAATTCCGACTGCCGGGATCGGAGCGGATACTATTGTTGGTTTCCCCGGTGAATCTAATGATTTGTTCGATAAGAGTTACGCTTTCATTGAAGATCTGCCTCTTACTTACCTTCATGTTTTTTCGTACTCTGAACGTCCCGGGACTGTGTCCGCGGATTTCTCAGGCAATATTGACCCACGGGTAAAGAGAAAACGCAGCGAGGCACTTAGAGTCCTCTCAACCAAGAAACGCTACGCTTTCAATAGACAATTTGTGGGAAAGATTATGAAAGTGCTGGTGGAAGAAGAGACGAAAGACGGGAAGATGTTTGGGTTCACTTCAAACTATATCCGGGTGCAGGTAGACCTGAATGCTCAACATGCAAATACGATCCCTGATGTGCTGATTTCAGGGGTGAGCGATAACACCGCTTTAGGTCAGGTGATCTCGTGA